The Deltaproteobacteria bacterium genome segment CTTGCGCGTACCTGGCAAGGATACCGGGTAACGAACTATGGGTTTTATCCCTATGGCAATGCGGAAAAAGAAAAGTCTCCTCGCGAGAAACTTCAAATACTGGAGAAGATATTCCCTGGCGGGAGCAAGGACGGGGAAAATGTAATCGTTTCTCTTCCCTCACACCGCATGATGGTCCATCGGGTTACGCTCCCTTTCCGGGAAAGAAAAAAGAACCAGCAGGTAATCAAATTTGAAGTTGAGGGCTTGCTTCCTTTTCCAGTGGATCAGGTAATCGTTGATTTTTACCAGTCGAAAGAGACTGCGAATGGGAATCAAGCGATGGCTTTTGCCGCCCGCAAGGAAGACCTGCAAGAGCACTTTTCCTTAATGGAGGAGGCTGGCTTGGACCCGGAAAGCTTGGTTCCGGAAGCCATGGCCCTCTTCTGGTTGCTGCCGAACCTGGGGAATGAAGTTTCTTCAGGTGCTCTTTTGGATGTGGGGCATGAGAAAACCACGATGCTTGTCTGGCATCGCGCAACTTTGACCTTGGTCCGGTCTATTCCTGTGGCCGGAAGTGCCATGCAATTACCAGCGGGACAGAAGTTAAAAAATACCACCCCGGAATCCAAAGGAACAGAGGAAACCATCCTCCCCGCCTTGAATCGCTTAGCCGATGAAGTTCAAAGGACCTTGATGGCGTATGAATCCCACCCAGATGGTCGGCCGGTTGAAAAAATATACATCACGGGAGGGTCTACGGCCCTGCCAGGCCTTGAAAAAAAATTTGGAGAAATTCTCCACAGGGCGGTCGCTATTCTGGATATGGAGGGAAGCTCTAAGTCTTTATTGAAAAATGTCCCCGAAGAATACCACCATATCCTCACCGTGGCCCTGGGCTCCGCTTTTGGGGGATCCATCAAGGAGGGAGAGCGAATTAATTTTCGACAGGAAGAGTTTGCGTCTTCCAAGAAGGCCAAAAAAGCAAAAACCCGGATGACCCTCCTCCTGTCCTACGGAATTCTACTGGCTGTTTTGGGGATTGCCGCTTTTGCCGTAGACCTTCATTTAAAGGAAAGAAGATATCAGGATTTAAAAGCGGATATTCGCAAAGAATTTTTACAGGCCCAGCCGGGAATCAAGAAGGTTGTCAATGAAATTCAACAGATGAAAAACTTGGTAAGGGAAGAAAAGGCTCGGGTGAATGCCATCGGAGGGCTCTCGAAGGCGGCCTCGCCGCTGGAAATCCTCCGCGAGTTCAGTACAGTCATTGAGCCGGGATGGAAAGTCAGAGTGACAGACCTCGTCATCGAGCCCGAGGCGATAGAAGTAACCGGCGAGGCGGATTCTTTCGAAACAATCAACCAGGTAAAATCCAGGCTGGAAAAATCGTCTCTTTATAAGGAGGTGCAATTGAAAACAGCCCGTGCCAGCACCTTGGAGAATGTGGTCGAATTTAAGCTGCAGATGAAAAGAGGGATTTAAAAGATGAAAATTACGGGGAGGGAAAAGGCCTTTCTATACGGGGGAGCCGGCATCCTCGGAGTTTTATTGGTTTATTATTTGGTGTTCGACCCCGCTTTCAAACGGGCTCAAGATTTGGAGCGCCTGATTCCTCAAAAAGAGCGAGAATTAAAGGAGGTCCGCCTGCTGAGAAAAGAGTTCGAATCTCTTAAGCAGGCCAGAGCGGTTATGGCCCAGAAGATTCCGGTGAACGAACGGACTCTCTCCCCCCTCTCCCGGCTCGACAATTGGATTGAGCGGTCCGGTCTGCGCCAGAATATTCGTTTTATAAAACCTGCGCCTGTCGCCAAGGTCGGAGGAGAAACCATGACGATAGAAGTTTCCATGGAGAAGACAGACCTCCCTCATTTGACCCGCTTTCTTTATTTTGTCCAGTCCTCTCCCGGAGGGCTGCAGATTGCGCGGATGGCCATCAAACCTCGCTACACAACCCCGCGGCAGCTGGATGTAAACTTGCAGATGGTATTCTATCAGGGGTAAAATTAAATCATCTATGCCAATCTTCGGATATATTCTTTTTGCCTTTTCGCTTTTCTACCTCTTTTTTTTATGGCAGTTCCCCTACGAAGGGGTAAAAAAGGCGATCATCCAAAGCTTCGCAGAGACGCTGCCATTAAATTTATCCATAGAAAGGGTAGGGCCGTCTTTCCCCTTACAACTTCACCTTGAAAAAATCAATGTTCGTTCCAATACGTTATTATTGCAAATTCCTGATTTGACCGTGCAGCCGAATTTTATAAATTTTGTTTTGGGTAAAACCGCCATCTATGTAAAAG includes the following:
- the gspL gene encoding type II secretion system protein GspL — protein: MKTWGLDFGSTGIKAVELARTWQGYRVTNYGFYPYGNAEKEKSPREKLQILEKIFPGGSKDGENVIVSLPSHRMMVHRVTLPFRERKKNQQVIKFEVEGLLPFPVDQVIVDFYQSKETANGNQAMAFAARKEDLQEHFSLMEEAGLDPESLVPEAMALFWLLPNLGNEVSSGALLDVGHEKTTMLVWHRATLTLVRSIPVAGSAMQLPAGQKLKNTTPESKGTEETILPALNRLADEVQRTLMAYESHPDGRPVEKIYITGGSTALPGLEKKFGEILHRAVAILDMEGSSKSLLKNVPEEYHHILTVALGSAFGGSIKEGERINFRQEEFASSKKAKKAKTRMTLLLSYGILLAVLGIAAFAVDLHLKERRYQDLKADIRKEFLQAQPGIKKVVNEIQQMKNLVREEKARVNAIGGLSKAASPLEILREFSTVIEPGWKVRVTDLVIEPEAIEVTGEADSFETINQVKSRLEKSSLYKEVQLKTARASTLENVVEFKLQMKRGI
- the gspM gene encoding type II secretion system protein GspM: MKITGREKAFLYGGAGILGVLLVYYLVFDPAFKRAQDLERLIPQKERELKEVRLLRKEFESLKQARAVMAQKIPVNERTLSPLSRLDNWIERSGLRQNIRFIKPAPVAKVGGETMTIEVSMEKTDLPHLTRFLYFVQSSPGGLQIARMAIKPRYTTPRQLDVNLQMVFYQG